From one Dermacentor andersoni chromosome 1, qqDerAnde1_hic_scaffold, whole genome shotgun sequence genomic stretch:
- the LOC140214168 gene encoding uncharacterized protein — HFVLVNFIALASITLTKAHNNSAVLSYRFGIHQSTVTRTVERWLDAAYIRLSSLIKWPEREDLQRTMPMAFQETFGKKVAVILDCFEVFVDRPSAMEPRSLTWSTYKHANTVKYLIGIAPQGVITYISRGWGGRTSDKMLTESCGILSNLLPGDSVLADRGFLISDAVGMCGAKLEIPAFTKGKPQLTAYSVEATRRLANVRIHVERVIGLVRNKYSILKSTLPTEFLEPKVLNGIKVSALDKVVFVCAALTNLCDSVVPFD, encoded by the coding sequence CATTTTGTGCTGGTGAACTTTATTGCATTAGCTTCAATAACACTTACTAAAGCACATAACAACTCAGCAGTTTTATCTTACAGGTTTGGCATTCACCAGTCAACCGTAACGAGGACAGTAGAAAGGTGGCTTGATGCTGCTTACATTAGGCTCAGCAGTCTGATCAAATGGCCAGAACGTGAAGATCTTCAAAGAACGATGCCAATGGCATTCCAAGAAACATTTGGCAAGAAAGTAGCTGTGATTCTGGATTGTTTTGAAGTCTTTGTGGACAGACCTTCAGCCATGGAACCTAGATCATTAACATGGTCTACGTACAAGCATGCAAACACCGTGAAGTACTTAATTGGCATCGCTCCACAAGGTGTAATTACGTACATATCAAGAGGGTGGGGTGGGCGTACCAGTGACAAAATGCTGACAGAATCGTGTGGCATTCTTAGCAACCTGCTACCTGGCGACTCTGTGCTGGCTGACAGGGGTTTCTTGATCTCTGATGCCGTGGGCATGTGTGGAGCGAAGCTGGAAATCCCAGCCTTCACTAAAGGGAAGCCGCAGCTTACTGCATACTCTGTTGAGGCAACACGTAGGCTAGCAAATGTTAGGATTCATGTTGAAAGAGTTATTGGGTTAGTCAGGAACAAGTACTCCATTCTCAAAAGCACTCTTCCCACTGAATTTTTGGAGCCGAAGGTGCTTAACGGCATAAAAGTCAGCGCActtgacaaggttgtatttgtgtGTGCCGCACTTACCAACCTGTGCGACTCTGTTGTACCATTTGACTGA
- the LOC126526024 gene encoding uncharacterized protein: MQLSDYAKSLPDPERSRYIIKIAKCGGDDPLALSDDHFTNDVAFYPSVDRADIRDYLVHGTSFVTRDQLKSYKSLEAHNYVTSGLVEPPRVKVRDGNVVVVGKVRHSQAFRDKLLLPWLLIKADGEVLCAHCTCMAGLGEACSHVGAVLFCLEAVVTRRDGQSCTDGQNAWLPPHLVSLECRPVAEMDFASSAMKKRRLDDTEAAPRDPPSVEMPKPREDEMLKFFSSLSKSEGRPALLSLAQKFADPYIPLGLKYPKLLLRNLQRKQCPISLEDVQAECRNVLQDLSIEPDVCVLIEKQTKAQSASEKWHLFRTGRITASNAGAVFATSLTKPSKSLLKRLCYPEDCKFQTAATQWGKKKEAAGRAAYIEAMQKHHLGFKCEMSGLHISIERPFLAATPDGLVHCNCCGDGLLEIKCPYSAKDALICEIPERQRSYLVVDGNDAKLLRNHHYFKQVMMQMFVCKRNYCDFVVWTQKDIFIERVMFDKEFCNEIVDKCALYFERVLLPELCFRYWTTAAEEVVVEQSAGSQDDKYCHCQQPEYGDMIRCDGKHCSRQWFHFQCVNLKRAPKSRKWFCNDCKKS; encoded by the exons ATGCAACTCAGCGACTACGCAAAGTCGCTGCCTGACCCCGAGCGCAGCAGATACATCATCAAAATCGCGAAATGCGGCGGAGATGACCCGTTGGCGCTGTCCGATGACCACTTTACGAACGATGTTGCTTTTTATCCAAGTGTCGACCGTGCGGACATCAGAGACTATCTAGTCCACGGGACGAGCTTCGTGACGCGGGATCAGCTAAAGAGCTATAAATCCCTGGAGGCTCATAATTACGTCACCAGTGGTCTCGTGGAGCCACCAAGAGTGAAAGTTCGTGATGGCAACGTCGTCGTCGTTGGAAAG GTCCGCCACTCTCAGGCGTTCAGAGATAagctgctgctgccgtggctgTTGATTAAAGCTGACGGGGAAGTTTTGTGCGCGCACTGTACGTGCATGGCCGGCCTCGGGGAGGCGTGCTCACACGTTGGTGCAGTGCTCTTTTGTTTGGAGGCTGTTGTGACACGCCGGGATGGTCAATCATGCACAGATGGGCAAAATGCATGGCTACCGCCTCATCTCGTCAGTCTGGAATGCCGACCGGTGGCAGAGATGGACTTCGCGTcttccgcaatgaaaaaacgccGCCTGGACGACACTGAGGCTGCCCCCCGCGACCCACCAAGTGTTGAAATGCCCAAGCCGAGAGAGGACGAGATGTTAAAGTTTTTCTCGTCATTGAGTAAATCTGAGGGTAGGCCAGCACTTCTCTCGCTTGCCCAAAAATTTGCTGACCCCTACATTCCCTTGGGCTTGAAGTACCCTAAGCTCCTCCTCCGCAATCTGCAAAGGAAGCAGTGCCCAATTTCCTTGGAGGATGTACAGGCAGAATGCCGTAATGTCTTGCAGGACCTCTCAATTGAGCCTGAT GTGTGTGTACTGATCGAGAAGCAGACAAAGGCCCAATCTGCATCCGAGAAGTGGCATTTATTTCGGACTGGACGCATCACAGCTTCAAATGCAGGAGCGGTATTTGCAACTTCATTGACCAAGCCTTCAAAGAGCCTGCTGAAGAGACTGTGCTACCCAGAGGACTGCAAATTCCAGACTGCAGCAACTCAgtggggaaagaagaaagaagctgcTGGGAGGGCAGCTTACATAGAGGCGATGCAGAAGCACCATCTAGGCTTTAAGTGTGAAATGTCTGGCCTCCACATAAGCATAGAGCGACCATTTCTGGCTGCAACTCCTGATGGCCTTGTACATTGCAATTGTTGTGGAGACGGCCTTCTGGAGATAAAATGTCCATACTCTGCAAAAGATGCACTTATTTGCGAAATTCCAGAGCGGCAACGATCTTATCTTGTAGTTGATGGCAATGATGCAAAGTTATTGAGAAACCATCATTACTTCAAGCAAGTAATGATGCAGATGTTTGTCTGCAAAAGAAACTACTGCGATTTTGTAGTATGGACACAGAAAGATATTTTTATTGAAAGAGTAATGTTTGATAAGGAGTTCTGCAACGAAATTGTGGATAAGTGTGCATTGTATTTTGAACGAGTTCTCctgcctgaactttgtttccgtTATTGGACCACTGCTGCTGAAGAAGTAGTAGTGGAGCAAAGTGCAGGCAGTCAGGATGATAAATATTGCCACTGTCAGCAGCCAGAATATGGAGACATGATTAGGTGTGATGGGAAGCATTGCAGTCGACAATGGTTTCACTTTCAGTGTGTTAATTTGAAGAGGGCACCTAAATCGCGGAAATGGTTTTGTAATGACTGCAAGAAGTCGTAA